TTGCTGGAAAGACAATTGTTATCCCGATGGCACGCGAGATCACCCCGTTGTGTTGGTAACTTGGCACGATGCGGCAGCGTATGCAGAATGGGCAGGAAAAAGACTGCCAACAGAGGCGGAGTGGGAAAAAGCCGCCAGAGGAACCGAGGGTTTGACATGGCCTTGGGGAAATGAATGGAGCAAGGGGCGTTCCGTCTCTACGGGCTCGGGTTCACCAAAACCGGTTGGGGGATACGAAGAGGGGAAAAGTCCTTTTGGCTGCTACGACATGGCTGGGAACGTTTGGGAGTGGGTAGGGGACTGGTATCAAGAGGATTATTATAGAATTGCTCCAAGCGTTAATCCTAAGGGACCAAGCGAAGGAGCTATGCGTGTTCTTCGGGGTGGCTCCTGGATCCATGATTCAGCTTCTAGCAGGTGTGCGCGACGATATTCGAGACGTCCTGAGTATGCCGACAACTATATTGGCTTCCGATGCGCTAAAAATTCTTGAAAGATTTTTGTGTGCATATCAGCGAAACGCCAAATTGGAGGGGCTTTCTTTGAAGGTGGCAATTGTTTATCATGAAGACTTCAAAAAATATTCTTTCGGACCTAATCACCCTTTAATAGGCGACTACATGGATGGAGATA
This sequence is a window from Desulfatiglans anilini DSM 4660. Protein-coding genes within it:
- a CDS encoding formylglycine-generating enzyme family protein; translated protein: MIYVEAGEFIMGSDTDGNFDEQPQRKVYIDGYFIDKYLVTNEQYREFIIATGYPAPYIDRVWAKKYCWKDNCYPDGTRDHPVVLVTWHDAAAYAEWAGKRLPTEAEWEKAARGTEGLTWPWGNEWSKGRSVSTGSGSPKPVGGYEEGKSPFGCYDMAGNVWEWVGDWYQEDYYRIAPSVNPKGPSEGAMRVLRGGSWIHDSASSRCARRYSRRPEYADNYIGFRCAKNS